The Cellvibrio polysaccharolyticus genomic interval GGACAAAAGAACGCCGTCACTTGTCACAGACTCGGGAAATCCGCTTTTTACAGCTTGTTGCAACCAGCGGGATATTCAACCGCTATACTGTGCGGCTTTATACAGCCATCTCCGATTATGGTCAAAATGTACGACATGCCCTACTCCGCAGAATCGCCGCTTGTTATTGATCTGGACGTCGCCATCCTCGGCGGCGGCATTGCCGGCTTATGGCTGGCCAACCGCCTGCAACAGGATGGCTACCAGATCGCTCTTTTCGAAAAGTACGCGCTCGGTAGCGGCCAGACGATGGCCTCCCAGGGCATGATTCACGGCGGCATGAAATACACCCTTGCCGGTGCCCTCAGCGGCGCCTCGGAAGCCATTGCCGACATGCCGCAACATTGGCGAAAATGCCTCTGCGGCGAGGGCGATGTTGACATCAGTGCCACGCGCATTCTCAGCGATCATTTCTATCTCTGGTCCGGCGAAAATGTTACCTCGCGGCTCACCGGCTTCTTCGCCAGCAAACTGATTCGTGGCCGCGTTGACGCGGTCGCCGATGATCGCCGCCCGTCGCTACTGCGACACGCCGACTTTCGCGGCACCCTCTATAAAATTGGCGACATGGTGCTGGATGTACCTTCGCTGGTAGCCAACCTGGCCCGACCGCTGGAACATCACCTGTTTCAATACCCGGATCACACCCTGTTTCAACTCACCGCCGACGGTGCGCTGGAAATGACCATTCCAACGGCACAGGGCAAAGTGCGTATTCGCGCCCGGCGTTTTGTTTTTACCGCAGGCGAAGGCAATGAAGCCCTGATGCAGTCGTTGCAAATAGCAACACCGGCCATGCAACGCCGACCGCTGCAACAGGTGCTGGTCAAACACAAACACCTGCACCGCTTTTACGGTC includes:
- a CDS encoding NAD(P)/FAD-dependent oxidoreductase, producing the protein MPYSAESPLVIDLDVAILGGGIAGLWLANRLQQDGYQIALFEKYALGSGQTMASQGMIHGGMKYTLAGALSGASEAIADMPQHWRKCLCGEGDVDISATRILSDHFYLWSGENVTSRLTGFFASKLIRGRVDAVADDRRPSLLRHADFRGTLYKIGDMVLDVPSLVANLARPLEHHLFQYPDHTLFQLTADGALEMTIPTAQGKVRIRARRFVFTAGEGNEALMQSLQIATPAMQRRPLQQVLVKHKHLHRFYGHCLGTGSTPRLTISSHSAADGKMVWYLGGQLAEEGADQSPQDVITAAREELAALMPWLDFSEAEWATLPVNRAEPRQQGLARPDNAFASRTDKASNVIVGWPTKLTLAPNFGNQMLALLQEDGLLPSQATPAAVFRQLADLLPAPAIAMAPWDIAFPMPAYQPETADDDDE